In Deferribacter desulfuricans SSM1, the following are encoded in one genomic region:
- the cas7b gene encoding type I-B CRISPR-associated protein Cas7/Csh2, which produces MSEIIKNRREYLFLYDVSFANPNGDPNDENKPRIDEETGKNIVTDVRLKRTIRDYLKDFEGLEIFVREIADENGKIQDAKARAKDFENNPEKILNECIDVRLFGGTIPITTGKNKDSSITYTGAVQFNMGQSLHRVKLEYIKGTGAFASTAGKEQKTFREEWILPYSLIAFHGVANENAAKTTKLTDTDLEYLKKGMWEGTKNLITRSKNEQIPRLLIEVIYKNEVHSHIGELHRYIKLESEKADEELRSTDDFILNIDELIYALEEEADKIEKVLYKIDRNLRLNKDFSSEKINFEKIEI; this is translated from the coding sequence ATGAGTGAAATTATTAAAAATCGAAGAGAATATCTATTTTTATATGATGTTAGCTTTGCTAACCCAAACGGAGATCCAAATGATGAAAACAAACCACGAATTGATGAAGAAACTGGGAAAAATATCGTTACAGATGTAAGACTGAAAAGAACTATAAGGGACTATTTAAAAGATTTTGAGGGACTGGAAATTTTTGTTAGAGAAATTGCTGATGAAAATGGTAAAATCCAAGATGCAAAAGCAAGAGCAAAAGATTTTGAAAATAATCCTGAAAAAATATTAAATGAGTGTATCGATGTCAGACTGTTTGGTGGTACAATCCCTATTACAACTGGGAAAAACAAAGATAGTTCAATTACCTATACAGGTGCAGTTCAGTTTAATATGGGACAATCACTTCATAGAGTAAAGCTAGAATATATCAAAGGGACAGGTGCTTTTGCCTCAACAGCTGGGAAAGAACAAAAAACATTCAGAGAAGAATGGATTTTGCCCTATTCTCTAATAGCATTTCATGGAGTTGCAAACGAAAATGCTGCAAAAACAACAAAATTAACAGATACAGACTTAGAATATCTAAAAAAAGGGATGTGGGAAGGAACAAAAAATCTTATCACCCGCTCAAAAAACGAACAAATACCAAGACTCCTAATAGAAGTTATTTATAAAAATGAGGTTCATTCACATATTGGAGAATTACACAGATATATAAAACTCGAATCTGAAAAAGCAGATGAAGAGCTTAGAAGCACTGATGACTTTATTCTGAATATTGATGAACTCATATATGCATTAGAAGAAGAAGCAGATAAAATTGAAAAAGTTTTATATAAAATTGACAGAAATTTAAGACTGAATAAAGATTTTTCTTCAGAGAAAATAAACTTTGAAAAAATAGAAATTTAG
- a CDS encoding TIGR02556 family CRISPR-associated protein, with protein MLTAIKDLGEILLEKENKTPIDILIENPDSSGTYKVVWALEFDKDLNFQKLSVEEFKAESPYIYLYKRASGSNAPDFSPTSRVTEPEKTFTKKLLKWLEGHNNIIEIKNIYNELVKNKDEIIKKLEELNQQTKDNKILTIKIDGKYLYEIENPDFKKILLEDYLNKIKEISKKDAVCSVCGEKKEEVFTTSQIYKFYTLDKECYITGGFNKKEAWKNFPICEKCFLKVDFAKKFVEEHLKYNFYSKTYYLIPKMILNVPEALDEINEILTSEEKIQKLTNEQRKTITGDKEEILDIIKDYKDVVSFYFLFLKKDNAAERILLLIEDVFPSRIHFIYETKTKIDRIFEQNYTFAKLNEFLKEFDKLFFEVIDKIFRSGKLNFKTLIQIFNRKIRSDFLNNKNFNYTVIDALMNINFFEELCLINCEENKMEKTKFDKIFEKVGKSLNTPAKRGIFLLGALTQMLLNIQGQERESTPFFKNLKGLKMNEENIKGLLPKVINKLMEYERFDKGKQELTKEISKEFLAQEKFGLTIDEINFYFASGMALSKEVANIIYEKEE; from the coding sequence ATGTTGACAGCTATTAAAGATTTAGGAGAGATACTTTTAGAAAAGGAAAATAAAACTCCGATTGATATTCTTATAGAAAATCCTGATAGCAGCGGAACATACAAAGTAGTCTGGGCATTAGAGTTTGATAAGGATTTGAATTTTCAAAAACTTTCAGTAGAAGAGTTTAAAGCTGAATCTCCTTATATTTACCTTTATAAAAGAGCTTCTGGCTCAAACGCACCTGATTTTTCCCCAACTTCAAGAGTTACAGAACCAGAAAAAACATTTACAAAAAAACTTCTGAAATGGCTTGAAGGTCACAACAACATCATAGAAATTAAAAACATTTATAATGAACTTGTAAAAAACAAAGATGAAATTATTAAAAAATTAGAAGAACTAAATCAACAAACAAAAGATAACAAAATTTTAACTATTAAAATTGATGGAAAATATCTCTATGAAATAGAAAATCCAGACTTTAAGAAAATTTTACTTGAAGATTATTTAAATAAAATAAAAGAGATTTCAAAAAAAGATGCAGTTTGCAGCGTCTGTGGAGAGAAAAAAGAAGAAGTGTTTACAACTTCACAAATTTACAAATTTTACACCCTTGATAAAGAATGCTACATCACAGGCGGATTTAACAAAAAAGAGGCTTGGAAGAATTTCCCTATTTGTGAGAAGTGCTTTTTAAAAGTGGATTTTGCCAAAAAATTTGTAGAAGAACACCTCAAATATAACTTTTACAGTAAAACCTATTATCTCATTCCAAAAATGATTCTTAATGTTCCTGAGGCTCTTGATGAAATAAATGAGATTTTAACCTCAGAAGAAAAAATCCAAAAACTGACAAATGAGCAAAGAAAAACAATAACTGGAGACAAAGAAGAAATCCTTGATATTATCAAAGATTATAAAGATGTTGTGAGCTTTTATTTTCTGTTCCTAAAAAAAGATAATGCAGCAGAGAGAATTTTGCTTTTAATAGAAGATGTTTTTCCCTCAAGAATTCATTTCATATATGAGACAAAAACCAAAATTGACAGAATTTTTGAGCAAAATTACACTTTTGCTAAACTTAATGAATTTTTAAAAGAGTTTGATAAGCTTTTTTTTGAAGTAATAGATAAAATTTTTAGAAGTGGTAAGCTCAATTTTAAAACTCTTATTCAAATATTTAACAGAAAAATAAGAAGTGATTTTTTAAATAATAAAAATTTCAACTATACAGTAATAGATGCTCTAATGAATATTAATTTTTTTGAAGAGCTTTGTTTAATAAACTGTGAGGAGAATAAAATGGAAAAGACAAAATTCGATAAGATTTTCGAAAAAGTAGGAAAATCTTTAAATACTCCTGCTAAAAGAGGTATTTTCTTACTTGGAGCTTTAACTCAGATGCTTTTAAACATTCAAGGACAGGAAAGAGAAAGCACACCTTTTTTTAAAAATCTTAAAGGTCTAAAAATGAATGAAGAGAATATAAAAGGTTTACTACCTAAAGTGATTAACAAGCTTATGGAATATGAAAGATTTGATAAAGGTAAACAAGAATTAACAAAGGAAATATCAAAAGAATTTTTAGCTCAAGAAAAATTTGGTTTAACAATAGATGAAATAAATTTCTATTTTGCTTCTGGAATGGCACTATCAAAAGAAGTTGCAAATATTATTTATGAAAAAGAAGAATGA
- the cas6 gene encoding CRISPR-associated endoribonuclease Cas6: MKIKLLFNSDNEYIILPIHHNYLLQSMFYNNLPTPLANFLHEIGFFYYKRQFKLFTFSKIQSKYFELIREKSKITKIKYKTPITIFISSAINDFTKNWGETFLKKENIFLGKNPLYLESIEVLQNPYFEEDFIIKTLSPITAYKTFENGKKYYRYYSPSEPEFQYLIKENLRKKFEIITGEEISEFPIEIQPIKTKKVLFKYKDFPIEAYEGTFKIKTIPELFKTVYDAGLGAKNSQGFGMVEILNNTIKREKYVDSY, from the coding sequence ATGAAAATAAAGCTTTTATTTAATTCTGATAACGAATATATAATTTTGCCTATTCATCACAATTATTTACTTCAAAGTATGTTTTATAATAATCTTCCTACTCCACTTGCAAATTTTCTTCATGAAATTGGCTTTTTTTATTACAAAAGGCAGTTTAAACTATTTACTTTCTCAAAAATTCAATCCAAATATTTTGAGCTTATCAGAGAAAAAAGTAAAATCACAAAAATTAAATATAAAACTCCAATAACTATTTTTATTTCTTCGGCTATAAATGACTTTACAAAAAATTGGGGGGAAACATTTTTGAAAAAAGAAAATATTTTTTTAGGTAAAAATCCACTTTATCTTGAAAGTATAGAAGTTCTCCAAAACCCATACTTTGAAGAAGATTTTATAATAAAAACATTATCTCCAATAACTGCTTATAAAACTTTTGAAAATGGAAAAAAATATTATAGATACTACTCACCAAGTGAACCTGAATTCCAATATTTAATAAAAGAAAATCTAAGAAAAAAATTTGAAATCATTACAGGTGAAGAGATTTCAGAGTTTCCAATTGAAATACAGCCAATAAAAACAAAAAAAGTATTATTCAAATACAAAGATTTTCCAATAGAAGCCTATGAAGGAACTTTTAAGATAAAAACAATCCCTGAACTTTTTAAAACTGTTTATGACGCAGGTCTTGGAGCGAAAAACTCCCAAGGTTTTGGAATGGTAGAAATATTAAATAATACAATAAAAAGGGAAAAATATGTTGACAGCTATTAA
- the cas2 gene encoding CRISPR-associated endonuclease Cas2: MFIILVYDANEKRVQKFHKTCKKYLTWVQNSVFEGEITEANLRILTDELKDIMDENEDSVLIYKFRTKKYYERDSIGISKPSHEDLFF; this comes from the coding sequence ATGTTTATAATATTAGTATATGATGCAAATGAAAAAAGGGTGCAAAAATTTCATAAAACTTGCAAAAAATATTTAACTTGGGTTCAAAATAGCGTTTTCGAAGGAGAAATAACAGAAGCAAATCTCCGTATACTTACTGACGAATTAAAAGATATAATGGATGAAAATGAAGACTCTGTATTGATTTATAAATTCAGAACAAAAAAATATTATGAAAGAGATTCTATCGGTATATCAAAGCCTTCACATGAAGATTTATTTTTTTAA
- the cas1b gene encoding type I-B CRISPR-associated endonuclease Cas1b: MKKPIYIFNDGELKRKDNTLFFIKDNEKKTIPINAVSEIHVFGEIDINKRALEFLTKNKIPLYFYNYYGYYIGSYYPREYLNAGIIILKQAEFYLNKEERLFLAKSFVSGGLSNILKNLNYYKKTKLEKITPYIEQIEEKSKKINNKSSISSLMALEGEIRKIYYDAFNVILNFEDFYFDKRTKRPPENPINALISFGNSLIYTTILSQIYRTHLDPRIGYLHETNQRSFSLNLDLAEVFKPIIVDRVIFSLINKKQIQLKHFEQEIDFTYLNEKGRQIFIKLFEEKLATTINYKNIGKVSYRKLIRLECYKLYKHFLKEDIYKPFITNW, translated from the coding sequence ATGAAGAAACCAATATATATATTTAATGACGGCGAATTAAAAAGAAAAGATAACACCTTATTTTTCATCAAGGATAACGAAAAAAAGACAATACCAATAAATGCAGTATCTGAAATACATGTTTTTGGTGAAATCGATATAAATAAAAGAGCGCTTGAATTTTTAACAAAAAACAAAATACCTTTATACTTTTACAACTACTATGGATATTACATTGGAAGTTATTATCCAAGAGAATACTTAAATGCCGGCATCATAATTTTGAAACAAGCAGAATTTTATTTAAATAAAGAAGAACGACTATTTTTAGCAAAAAGTTTTGTAAGTGGAGGATTATCAAACATTTTAAAAAATCTCAATTACTATAAAAAAACAAAATTAGAAAAAATAACACCATATATTGAACAAATAGAAGAAAAATCAAAAAAAATAAACAATAAATCAAGTATCTCATCTTTAATGGCTCTCGAGGGTGAAATAAGAAAAATATATTATGATGCCTTTAATGTAATCTTAAACTTTGAAGATTTTTATTTCGATAAAAGGACTAAAAGACCACCCGAAAACCCAATAAATGCCCTAATAAGTTTTGGCAACTCACTGATATATACTACAATTCTATCTCAAATTTATAGAACACATCTTGACCCTAGAATCGGCTATCTCCACGAAACCAACCAACGCAGTTTTAGTTTAAATTTGGATTTAGCTGAAGTTTTCAAACCAATAATAGTTGATAGAGTAATTTTTAGCCTCATTAACAAAAAGCAAATACAGCTAAAACATTTTGAACAAGAAATTGATTTTACTTATTTAAACGAAAAAGGAAGACAAATCTTTATAAAATTATTTGAAGAAAAATTAGCTACAACAATAAATTATAAAAATATAGGAAAAGTTTCTTATAGAAAACTTATCAGATTAGAGTGTTACAAACTTTATAAACACTTTTTAAAAGAAGATATTTACAAACCATTTATAACTAATTGGTGA
- the cas4 gene encoding CRISPR-associated protein Cas4: MDTVNINGTLIWYYYICPREVWFIGHSIEADQENDFLALGRHIHDFYYKKQKKEFIIDNTIKIDILPGKKVIGEIKKSSKYLKSATMQIAFYLYFLKQKGINLSGELLFPEERKKKKIFLTKEIENELKNAISNINKILNMDKPPKATKIHYCKNCAYKEMCWS, from the coding sequence ATGGATACAGTTAATATCAACGGAACTCTTATTTGGTATTATTATATCTGTCCACGAGAAGTATGGTTTATTGGTCATTCCATAGAAGCAGATCAGGAAAACGACTTTTTAGCTTTAGGAAGGCATATTCATGATTTCTACTACAAAAAGCAAAAAAAAGAATTTATTATCGATAATACAATAAAAATAGATATCTTGCCTGGTAAAAAAGTTATTGGTGAAATCAAAAAATCTTCAAAATACTTAAAAAGTGCAACTATGCAAATTGCTTTTTACTTATATTTTTTAAAGCAAAAGGGAATAAATTTATCGGGTGAGCTTTTGTTCCCTGAAGAGAGAAAAAAGAAAAAAATATTTTTGACAAAAGAAATCGAAAATGAACTTAAAAATGCAATAAGTAATATTAATAAAATACTAAATATGGATAAGCCTCCAAAAGCAACAAAAATCCATTATTGTAAAAATTGCGCTTATAAAGAGATGTGCTGGAGTTAG
- a CDS encoding pseudouridine synthase translates to MKLVDYLSQQFNISKRLAKKYIKEKKVLIDGKFAKENLEITNIENHHISLNIDIKKIEYNLDEFIISNYENVIFLYKPPFMHTERHKLEDSLTISDIVSEHFKEYKLISRLDFETDGVIAAIKDGYKPENVLKKYLAVVIGNFPEDTIVFNKIVYKKRKKVKVLEEIDLEHLSNIKVINSDKNYSLLEITIFKATRHQIRAHLSFLGFPILGDTLYGDKQYKRLMLSCIYTKIDNFEAHSPKKENFIKEYQNLISV, encoded by the coding sequence ATGAAATTAGTTGATTATCTCTCACAACAATTCAATATTTCAAAAAGATTAGCTAAAAAATATATAAAAGAGAAAAAAGTATTAATTGATGGTAAATTCGCAAAAGAAAATCTAGAAATAACAAATATTGAAAACCATCACATAAGCCTCAACATTGATATAAAAAAAATAGAATATAATTTAGACGAATTTATTATTTCAAATTATGAAAATGTAATATTTCTCTACAAACCACCTTTTATGCATACAGAAAGACACAAATTAGAAGACTCTTTAACGATTTCAGACATTGTTTCAGAACATTTTAAAGAATATAAACTTATTTCAAGGCTTGACTTTGAAACGGATGGAGTTATTGCAGCAATAAAAGATGGATATAAACCAGAGAATGTTTTGAAAAAATATCTAGCTGTTGTAATTGGCAATTTCCCAGAGGATACAATTGTTTTTAACAAAATCGTTTACAAAAAAAGAAAAAAAGTAAAAGTGTTAGAAGAGATTGACCTTGAACACCTTTCAAATATAAAGGTCATTAATTCAGATAAAAATTACTCACTACTTGAAATCACTATTTTTAAAGCAACAAGACATCAGATAAGAGCACATCTATCATTTTTGGGATTTCCAATTTTGGGAGATACACTTTACGGTGATAAACAATACAAAAGACTTATGCTCTCCTGTATTTATACAAAAATAGATAATTTTGAAGCCCACTCCCCAAAAAAAGAAAACTTTATAAAAGAGTATCAAAATCTCATTTCAGTTTAA
- a CDS encoding CidB/LrgB family autolysis modulator, whose amino-acid sequence MKAIIENPIFSVMITFLVFYLASKLYNKYRFILFNPVLISITSLILLLKLINLDYHTYFKGAKIISFFLGPSVVALGVPLYLQFEEIKKRGISIIISIIIGSIVGILSAALTAKLLGASKVVVASIAPKSVTTPIAMGISKKIGGIPSLTAAIVIATGVLGAVIGPAFLKLTGIKNKVAVGLAIGSASHGIGTARAFEEGELEGASSSLAICLNGIATAIFTPIIFYIIYKLL is encoded by the coding sequence ATGAAAGCAATAATTGAAAATCCAATCTTTTCTGTAATGATAACATTCTTAGTGTTCTATTTAGCTTCCAAATTATACAATAAATACAGATTTATACTTTTTAATCCAGTTTTAATATCAATAACATCACTTATTTTGTTATTAAAACTGATAAACCTTGATTATCATACATATTTCAAAGGTGCTAAAATTATCAGCTTTTTCCTTGGGCCATCAGTAGTAGCTCTCGGTGTACCACTTTATTTACAATTTGAAGAGATCAAAAAAAGAGGTATATCAATTATAATTAGTATAATAATCGGTAGTATTGTTGGTATATTATCCGCTGCACTAACTGCAAAATTACTTGGAGCTTCAAAAGTGGTGGTTGCTTCAATTGCTCCTAAATCTGTAACAACACCAATAGCAATGGGGATTTCAAAAAAGATTGGAGGGATTCCATCTTTAACTGCTGCGATAGTTATTGCTACAGGAGTGCTTGGTGCTGTAATCGGGCCAGCTTTTCTGAAATTAACTGGTATAAAAAACAAAGTTGCTGTGGGTCTTGCAATTGGTAGCGCTTCACACGGTATAGGAACAGCAAGAGCCTTTGAAGAAGGAGAATTAGAAGGAGCATCAAGCTCACTTGCAATATGTTTAAATGGCATTGCAACAGCTATATTTACACCAATAATTTTTTATATTATATACAAATTATTATGA
- a CDS encoding CidA/LrgA family protein, whose product MVKSLTIIFLYLFIGDTISTLLNIPIPGNVIGMILLTISLKTNLIKLESVKPAADVLVKNMAFLFVPPGVGIMIYFDLIKKEFIPIVISYFFSTLAVLFIVGKVQQIMDKKNESNN is encoded by the coding sequence ATGGTTAAATCATTAACTATCATTTTTTTATACCTTTTTATCGGTGATACAATTTCAACTCTCTTAAATATCCCTATTCCTGGTAATGTCATCGGTATGATTCTTTTAACAATTTCATTAAAAACAAATCTAATTAAATTAGAAAGTGTAAAGCCTGCAGCAGATGTCCTTGTAAAAAATATGGCTTTTTTATTTGTCCCGCCCGGTGTAGGGATAATGATATATTTTGATTTGATAAAAAAAGAGTTTATCCCTATTGTTATTTCCTATTTTTTTAGCACATTGGCCGTTCTTTTCATAGTAGGCAAAGTACAACAAATAATGGACAAAAAAAATGAAAGCAATAATTGA
- a CDS encoding JAB domain-containing protein, which yields MKKEKPHYLGHRKRLKERFVNNPSSLADYEIVELLLGYVVRGKDVKPQAKNILAHVGGIQNIFKISDDIEGVGSETVLFFNIIKDLFRRCEYSNLRENETILNSPTAVFKFLKFEVGFDDVEKLIAVFLDSKGRIKEYKVLSSGSVNESYFPPKELAKQALVRDAVAVILAHNHPSGNLKPSQSDIRYTKNVKNALELVDIALVDHIIVTKNGFLSFKQEELL from the coding sequence ATGAAGAAAGAGAAACCTCATTATCTAGGACACAGAAAAAGGTTGAAAGAGCGATTTGTAAATAATCCATCATCACTTGCTGATTATGAGATAGTTGAGTTGTTGCTGGGATATGTAGTAAGAGGTAAAGATGTTAAACCTCAGGCAAAAAATATCTTAGCACATGTAGGTGGCATCCAGAATATTTTTAAAATATCTGATGATATTGAAGGGGTAGGGAGTGAAACCGTTTTATTTTTTAATATTATTAAAGATTTGTTTAGAAGATGTGAATATTCAAATCTTAGAGAAAATGAAACTATCTTAAATTCCCCTACTGCAGTATTTAAGTTTTTAAAGTTTGAGGTTGGATTTGATGATGTTGAAAAATTAATTGCTGTTTTTTTAGATTCCAAAGGGCGTATAAAAGAATATAAAGTTTTAAGTAGTGGAAGTGTTAATGAATCTTATTTCCCACCTAAAGAACTTGCAAAGCAAGCTCTGGTAAGAGATGCTGTGGCAGTTATCCTTGCTCATAATCATCCATCTGGTAATTTAAAACCATCTCAGAGTGACATCAGATATACTAAAAATGTAAAAAATGCGCTTGAATTAGTTGATATTGCATTAGTTGATCATATAATTGTAACAAAAAATGGATTTTTATCTTTTAAACAGGAGGAGCTATTATGA
- a CDS encoding DUF4139 domain-containing protein, whose translation MNRLFVVCLMLILFATNLFAAKVDIYRDFVFYETTLKNGFIGFNKDVDVRCNGKSVNLVTENTLKLKCFLCDLYNKKNELTKESEKLSSELKLIDSTIKNVKLNSNEFLQFNIKVADEISNIKSKQQDLLYEINKINNLFSKSAPDNVPYFVQDENCSLVKMKFSGVSFNIVNQLNVENIAGDKAKLRIIKKAKIVNKSGVDIVADEAKLMFKSSSSFQGELSFNPWVVNIFEPFKRFLKSKSVQKSDVFESKEEIVDKGNREYLIKNFVLPANGKEKDFILNSAVKIGDYELITYPYLNKNVFREISFELPFDLESNSWTVSIGDEQFSNITGKQVKNRYKLLAGKLYDVKVERKRILDFEESAGFFGNKKRINDGYIITLTNISNINSYSLKVVDRVPVSKNEKIEVKDVKVSEDKCSINSEGKVECNIVLPPNKSIDIKVTFTILYDKDVEITY comes from the coding sequence ATGAATAGGTTGTTTGTAGTTTGTTTAATGTTAATATTATTTGCGACGAATTTGTTTGCTGCAAAAGTGGATATCTACAGAGATTTCGTTTTTTATGAAACGACATTAAAAAATGGATTTATTGGCTTTAATAAAGATGTGGATGTCAGGTGTAATGGTAAAAGTGTAAATTTGGTTACTGAAAACACGTTAAAATTAAAATGTTTTTTGTGTGATTTATATAATAAAAAAAATGAATTAACAAAGGAATCAGAAAAATTAAGTTCAGAGTTAAAACTCATTGATAGCACAATAAAAAATGTAAAGCTTAATTCTAATGAGTTTTTACAGTTTAATATAAAAGTTGCTGATGAGATAAGTAATATAAAGAGTAAACAGCAGGATTTGTTGTATGAAATTAATAAAATAAATAATCTTTTTTCAAAATCTGCACCGGATAATGTCCCATATTTTGTTCAAGATGAAAATTGCTCATTAGTTAAAATGAAATTCTCAGGTGTTAGTTTTAACATTGTAAATCAGTTGAATGTGGAAAATATTGCAGGGGATAAAGCTAAATTGAGGATTATTAAAAAAGCAAAGATAGTCAATAAAAGTGGGGTTGATATAGTTGCTGATGAAGCAAAATTAATGTTTAAAAGCAGTAGTTCATTTCAGGGTGAATTAAGTTTTAATCCTTGGGTTGTAAATATTTTTGAACCCTTTAAAAGATTTTTAAAATCAAAATCTGTACAAAAGAGTGATGTCTTTGAATCAAAAGAGGAGATTGTAGATAAGGGTAATCGTGAATATTTAATCAAAAACTTTGTTTTGCCCGCAAATGGTAAAGAAAAAGATTTTATTTTAAATAGTGCTGTGAAAATAGGGGATTATGAATTAATTACATATCCTTATTTAAATAAAAACGTTTTTAGGGAAATTAGTTTTGAGCTCCCTTTTGATTTGGAAAGCAATAGTTGGACTGTCAGTATAGGTGATGAACAGTTTTCTAATATTACAGGAAAACAGGTTAAAAATAGATATAAGCTTTTAGCAGGTAAATTATACGATGTTAAAGTAGAAAGAAAGAGAATTTTGGATTTTGAAGAAAGCGCTGGTTTTTTTGGTAATAAAAAGAGGATTAATGATGGTTATATTATTACACTTACTAATATTTCAAATATAAACAGTTACTCACTAAAAGTAGTTGATAGAGTTCCAGTTTCTAAAAATGAAAAGATTGAAGTTAAAGATGTAAAGGTTAGCGAAGATAAATGCTCAATCAACAGTGAGGGGAAAGTAGAATGTAATATAGTACTGCCACCAAACAAATCGATTGATATAAAGGTTACTTTTACTATCTTATATGATAAAGATGTCGAAATAACTTATTGA